A segment of the Capnocytophaga sp. ARDL2 genome:
GGGCATTATATCAAAACCAAAATCTCTACAGATATCATCGGTATAGAGTACGCCTCTATGTTGAAAAACATTTATGCCATTGCCGCAGGAATTGCTCACGGATTGGGATATGGCGATAATTTTCAAGCCATTTTGATGAGCAACGCCGTAAGAGAAATGAACCGTTTTGTGAAAAAAGTACATAAAACCAAACGAAATATTAATCATTCAGCCTATTTGGGCGATTTGTTGGTTACAGGCTATTCACTGTTTTCTCGCAATCGCATGTTTGGAAATATGATAGGAAAAGGCTATACGGTAAAATCGGCTCAAATGGAAATGAACATGATAGCAGAAGGGTATTATGCAGCAAAGAGTGCATTCGTCATCAACGAAAAACATCAAGCCAAAACACCAATTATCGATGCGGTGTACGAAATATTGTACAAAGGTACCCATGCAAAAGCTACATTTAAAAAATTAATAGAAAAATTAGATTAAAAATGAATCAAATTCCCGACGATCATATCATCAATCATCCGTGGCTTATTGCAGGATTTGCCGTTACGGTTTTGTTTATGCTCTTGTTAGATTTAGGCGTTTTCAACAAGAAAAGTCATACTATTTCCAACAAAGAAGCACTCAATTGGACAATACTTTGGATAGCATTGTCTATGATTTTTAGTGGTGTAGTGTGGTGGGTACTCGACAAACCTTATGGCATTACTGACAATTTTTCAAAATACCAAGCCGCCTATTGGATAGAAAAAGCACTTTCGGTGGACAATTTATTTGTCTTTGTATTGGTGTTTAAATTTTTCAAAATACCCAAAGAATATCAGCACAAAGTATTGTTTTGGGGGATTTTAGGAGCTTTGATATTTCGTGCCGTATTCATTTTTGCAGGAGTCGAACTCATCAAACACACATTTGTAACGCTTCCGTTTTTGGGTGTAGATGCCTTGGGCAACCCTCGAGAGTTGAACATTATATTGTTTATTTTCGGTTTGTTTTTGTTATTTGCAGGTTTTAAATCGGCAAAATCAGACGAACCCGATACCGAAGATGCCAATTTGTCGAAAAGTTTTGGTGTGCGATTGGTACATAAATTCTTCAAAGTAAGCAAGGGTTTTGACAAAGACAACTTTTTTATTGTAGAAAACGGAGTGAAAATGGCAACTCCTTTATTTCTTGCATTGGCCGTTATAGAAATTACCGATTTGGTATTTGCCGTAGATAGTATTCCAGCCATTTTTGCCATTGCACCCGATGACCCATTTATTCTTTACACATCCAATATTTTTGCAATATTAGGATTGCGTTCGATGTATTTTCTATTGGCAAATTCTATGGATTTGTTCTCCAAATTGCATTACGGATTGGCAGTGATTTTGTCATTTATCGGAGTAAAAATGATTATCATGCCTTTTTACCATTTCGAGCCTACACATTCCTTACTCATTATCGGAGGCGTACTCACTTTGACGATACTTTGGTCATTGTTGGTTCGAAAAAAAAATATAAAAATTAAGACATCATAATATGAATTTTCAACCAAAATATGTAAGTGTAGAAGAGGCAGTTTCGATTGTGCAAAGCGGCAATCGAGTGTTTTCTCACGGTAGTGCTTGTACTCCCACGGTATTATTAGACGAATTGGCAAGACAAGCCCACAGACTAAAAAATGTAGAAATCGTTTCAATCACCCAACAAGGGAATGTAGAAATTGCAAAACCAGTCTACAAAGATTCATTTTTTATCAATTCGCTCTTTGTTTCTACTCCAGTCAGAGAAGCTGTGGCAAGCGAACGAGGAGATTATGTGCCTATTTTTTTGAGTGAAATCCCTATTTTGTTCAAAAATAATATATTAGAACTCGATGTAGCGATGGTTACGGTTTCGCCACCAGACAAACACGGCTATTGTACTTTGGGAACATCGATTGATATTGCTCGTGCAGCTGTAGATTCTGCCAAAAAAGTAATCGCAGTAGTCAATCCTAAAATGCCCAAAACTCATGGAGACGGTATGATTCATATCAGCCGTATAGACAAGATGGTGTGGTATGAGCAGGATTTATATACGGTAAATTATGCCGAAAAAGTAACCGACATCGAACTACAAATCGGTAAAAATGTAGCAGAACTCATCGATGACCGTGCAACATTACAAATGGGAATTGGAACCATTCCAGATTCAGTTTTAAAATGTTTGCACAATCACAAAGATTTAGGGATTCATACCGAAATGTTGAGCGATGGAGTGATTGACTTGATATTAAACGATGTGATTACCAACAAACACAAAGGTTATCATGTCAATCGTTCGGTAACGGGGTTCTGTTTTGGAACGCGTAGATTGTATGACTTTGTAAACGAAAATCCATCATTGTCATTTTTGGATATACAGACGGTAAACAACCCGATGAATATCATGAAAAACAAAAAAATGACGGCGATAAACTCTGCGATAGAGATAGATATTACAGGTCAAGTATGTGCAGATTCTATAGGTAGTGTCCAATATTCAGGAATTGGAGGACAAATGGATTTTATGAGAGGAGCGGCATTGAGCGAAGATGGAAAACCTATTATTGCTTTGACTTCTAGAACCAAAAAAGGCGTACCTCGTATTGTGCCGTTTTTGAAAGAGGGAGCAGGAGTAGTTACCACTCGCGGACACATGCATTATGTAGTTACTGAATACGGTGTAGCTTATTTGTATGGAAAAAATTTGCGCCAAAGAGCTAAAGAATTAATCAATATCGCCCACCCCGACGATAGAGAAGAGTTGGAAAGACAGGCATTCGAGCGATTTAAAACATCATTGTAATAAAAAGAAAAGAGACTGTCAGCAACTGGCAGTCTCTTTTTTTTATGTTGCAAGGTGAGTTTTTAATAAATGATTAACAAAAAAGTGATGTTTTTTGGGTAAAAAAAAGAAATTAAAATTTAACAAAAAAATGTATATTGTAAAAAATTAACAATGTAATTTAGTAAACAGATAATTTAATATAAAAAATATAAACATAAATAACAATAAATGGCTAAATATTTTTTGTTATTGATAAAAAAATAAAAAATTGATTTTAATAAAATATTTTGAAGTTAAAAAATACTTTAATAGATTTACAACCAATTAATTTTTAAAAGTAAAAGACATGGTAAAAAAATTACAAACAAAGAGAAGTTTTTTAGGAACTTTGACGGGGGCTTTTCTTGCCTTAGCAGGATTTACCAGTTTAGATGCCTCGGCTCAGTATTGTACGCCTACTTTTAGTAGTGGGTGTAATTATGGTGATGGAATTAACGATTTTAAGGTTACTCAAAATGGAGTTGTTATTTTCGAACATTTAGATTCAGGTTGTTCTCCAGCTGCTTATGGTGATTTTACATCCCAAACGATTTCTGTGGAAGCTGGTCAAACGTATTCTTTTACATCTATTACCAATGGAGAAGATGGTCAGAGACTTAAAATTTGGGTAGATTTTGATAACAATGAAACTTTTGAAGAAAGTGAGCAGTTAGCTTTTGTTACGGGAGGTGTGATTGCAAACGGTACATTTGTAATATCCGAAACTATACCTACAGGACAATATAGATTACGTGTTGCATCGAGATATTATAATTCATCATTATTATCTCCTTGTAATAATACAGCTTATGGAGAGGCTCATGATTATACGTTAAGTGTTGTTAACAATGTTACATGTTTATCTCCGACAGATTCTTCAGTATCTAACATCACAGCTTTTACAGCTAATTTATCATGGACAGTCTCTGGAACACCAGAGTCTTATGTTGTTGAATATGGAACCAATGGATTTTCCTTAGGTTCTGGGACAACGGTAACCACAACAGAGTCTTCATATCAATTGACAGGGTTGTCTCAAAACACTCAATATCAGTATTATGTGAAATCTATCTGCACAATGGGAGATGAAAGTGTTTTTGCGGGACCTTTTAGCTTTACAACTCTATACTCTTGTCCTGCACCAACTCAATTAGAAGTTTCTAATGTTACTGCTTCAAGTGCAACTTTGACGTGGCAGTATAGTGGTGATGGGACTAATTTTGAAGTAGAATATGGTCAATTAGGATTCACGGTTGGTACAGGAACAGTGCAAACTACGACTACTAATACAGTTACATTATCAGGACTGACAGATTGGACTAATTATCAGGTGTATGTGAGAGAAATTTGCTCAGCATCAGATACATCACTTAACTCAGCTGCTGTATCTTTTCTGACTTTGTTAAATCCAGTTCCTTCACCTTGGACTGAAAACTTTAATTCTTTAGTTTTGCCATTCTCTACCTCAAGTAACAATGTATTTCCAGATGGCTGGACACATTCATCTTTTAGAAGTGTGGGACCAGAATATCATAAAGTAATAGCAAATGGGGATGGAAATTATGTAGATACCAATTTATTTGGTGTATTGGAGACTACTTGGGTTCAATCAAGACCCGTAACAGTTCAATCGGGTGATTCATTAAAATTGAAATATGCGTTAAGAGGTTGGAATTCTGATAATACAGTAGGTGGTGATCTACAAGTGAAAATTGTTTTAGAAGATAATTCTGAAATAACATTAGGTACAGTTACTTATGATGAACCGACCCCTTGGACAGAATTATCTTATTCGTTAGATGATTATGCAGGACAAATACTTCAAGTAAAAATAGTTGCTC
Coding sequences within it:
- a CDS encoding TerC/Alx family metal homeostasis membrane protein, coding for MNQIPDDHIINHPWLIAGFAVTVLFMLLLDLGVFNKKSHTISNKEALNWTILWIALSMIFSGVVWWVLDKPYGITDNFSKYQAAYWIEKALSVDNLFVFVLVFKFFKIPKEYQHKVLFWGILGALIFRAVFIFAGVELIKHTFVTLPFLGVDALGNPRELNIILFIFGLFLLFAGFKSAKSDEPDTEDANLSKSFGVRLVHKFFKVSKGFDKDNFFIVENGVKMATPLFLALAVIEITDLVFAVDSIPAIFAIAPDDPFILYTSNIFAILGLRSMYFLLANSMDLFSKLHYGLAVILSFIGVKMIIMPFYHFEPTHSLLIIGGVLTLTILWSLLVRKKNIKIKTS
- a CDS encoding acetyl-CoA hydrolase/transferase family protein, with the protein product MNFQPKYVSVEEAVSIVQSGNRVFSHGSACTPTVLLDELARQAHRLKNVEIVSITQQGNVEIAKPVYKDSFFINSLFVSTPVREAVASERGDYVPIFLSEIPILFKNNILELDVAMVTVSPPDKHGYCTLGTSIDIARAAVDSAKKVIAVVNPKMPKTHGDGMIHISRIDKMVWYEQDLYTVNYAEKVTDIELQIGKNVAELIDDRATLQMGIGTIPDSVLKCLHNHKDLGIHTEMLSDGVIDLILNDVITNKHKGYHVNRSVTGFCFGTRRLYDFVNENPSLSFLDIQTVNNPMNIMKNKKMTAINSAIEIDITGQVCADSIGSVQYSGIGGQMDFMRGAALSEDGKPIIALTSRTKKGVPRIVPFLKEGAGVVTTRGHMHYVVTEYGVAYLYGKNLRQRAKELINIAHPDDREELERQAFERFKTSL
- a CDS encoding fibronectin type III domain-containing protein, whose amino-acid sequence is MVKKLQTKRSFLGTLTGAFLALAGFTSLDASAQYCTPTFSSGCNYGDGINDFKVTQNGVVIFEHLDSGCSPAAYGDFTSQTISVEAGQTYSFTSITNGEDGQRLKIWVDFDNNETFEESEQLAFVTGGVIANGTFVISETIPTGQYRLRVASRYYNSSLLSPCNNTAYGEAHDYTLSVVNNVTCLSPTDSSVSNITAFTANLSWTVSGTPESYVVEYGTNGFSLGSGTTVTTTESSYQLTGLSQNTQYQYYVKSICTMGDESVFAGPFSFTTLYSCPAPTQLEVSNVTASSATLTWQYSGDGTNFEVEYGQLGFTVGTGTVQTTTTNTVTLSGLTDWTNYQVYVREICSASDTSLNSAAVSFLTLLNPVPSPWTENFNSLVLPFSTSSNNVFPDGWTHSSFRSVGPEYHKVIANGDGNYVDTNLFGVLETTWVQSRPVTVQSGDSLKLKYALRGWNSDNTVGGDLQVKIVLEDNSEITLGTVTYDEPTPWTELSYSLDDYAGQILQVKIVAQKASGPHDFLLGLDDFEIRGCTPGVAPTGETSQTVDAGTTLAQLNVTGTELKWYADQDLNNQLADTTAVVNGTTYYVTQTVNGCESNALAVTVEVTLSNDTLDLAELKLFPNPTTDVLNISYKNEVANVTIFDIQGRQVATHNVNATSAVINVTDLATGTYLIKIETTSNEVSTLKFIKK